From the Candidatus Bathyarchaeia archaeon genome, one window contains:
- a CDS encoding M20 family metallo-hydrolase — protein sequence MQYSNILSEVDRQKDEMVDALIELIRIPAIAPENGGEGETKKAEKLMHLLESMDFDKIEHFDAEDNRVPSKKRPNIVAYSYGENTSERLWIITHLDVVPPGENSLWTITKPFEPTIHEGRVYGRGSEDNGQSMIASIFAIKALKSLKIRPKRTVALAFVADEEQGSRYGIQYLAKQGVFKESDLIVVPDGGNEDGSFIEIAEKSALWFRVRTIGKQTHASMPNKGLNAHRIGMECASALDKMLHEKYSLKNQYFNPPESTFEPTKKEKNVDAVNIIPGEDITYFDCRILPEYNLEEILNEIEELAKEYEKKTEATIKIEVLQKSIAPKPTNANAKIVTMLKNAIIEIKKVEPKVGGIGGGTCAAFFRRINIPAVVWSTIDETAHQPNEYTKIENMVNDAKIFAFLTVSE from the coding sequence ATGCAATATTCAAACATTCTCTCAGAAGTTGACAGACAAAAAGACGAGATGGTTGACGCGTTAATTGAGCTTATCCGCATTCCAGCGATTGCTCCAGAAAATGGTGGAGAAGGGGAAACGAAGAAAGCTGAAAAACTAATGCACTTATTGGAAAGCATGGACTTTGACAAGATAGAACACTTCGATGCAGAAGACAACCGTGTTCCTTCAAAAAAGAGACCAAACATTGTAGCATACTCTTACGGAGAAAACACGTCTGAACGACTTTGGATAATAACGCATTTAGACGTAGTTCCACCAGGAGAAAATTCCCTTTGGACTATTACGAAACCTTTCGAGCCAACTATCCATGAAGGACGAGTTTATGGACGTGGTAGCGAAGACAACGGGCAGTCTATGATTGCGTCAATCTTTGCTATTAAAGCTTTAAAAAGTCTGAAAATAAGGCCGAAAAGAACTGTTGCTCTGGCTTTTGTTGCAGATGAAGAGCAGGGAAGCAGGTACGGTATTCAATATTTGGCGAAACAAGGAGTTTTCAAAGAAAGCGACTTAATCGTTGTGCCAGATGGAGGAAACGAAGATGGAAGCTTCATTGAAATAGCTGAAAAAAGCGCCTTGTGGTTTAGAGTGCGCACCATTGGAAAGCAAACGCATGCTAGCATGCCAAACAAGGGCTTGAATGCACATCGCATTGGAATGGAATGCGCATCAGCCTTGGACAAAATGTTACACGAAAAATATTCGCTTAAGAACCAGTATTTCAATCCGCCAGAGAGCACATTTGAGCCGACAAAGAAAGAAAAAAATGTCGACGCTGTGAACATAATTCCAGGAGAAGACATAACCTATTTTGATTGCAGAATCCTACCAGAATACAACCTAGAAGAAATATTGAACGAAATTGAAGAACTCGCAAAAGAATATGAAAAGAAAACTGAAGCTACAATAAAAATTGAAGTCTTACAGAAAAGCATTGCACCAAAACCCACAAACGCAAACGCCAAAATAGTCACTATGCTAAAAAACGCAATAATAGAAATCAAAAAAGTAGAGCCCAAAGTAGGTGGAATTGGTGGAGGAACATGCGCCGCATTCTTCCGAAGAATAAATATTCCCGCAGTAGTCTGGAGCACAATAGACGAAACAGCCCACCAACCGAATGAGTACACAAAAATCGAAAACATGGTTAATGATGCAAAAATTTTCGCTTTCTTAACCGTTTCAGAGTAA
- a CDS encoding alpha-ketoacid dehydrogenase subunit beta — protein MRKITYKEALREALREEMRRDTTVFLLGEDIGKYWGGAFKVTEGLAEEFGDERVRDTPISENAIVGTAVGAAITGMRPVAEIMFGDLTALAMDQIANQAAKIRYMFGGQISCPLVIRTPFGAGVNIASHHSQSLEAWFMHVPGLHVAVPSTPYDAKGLLKSAIRGNNPVFFCEHKLLYPIQGEVPEEEYTIPFGVADVKKEGTDVTIVATLYMVHKALKAAEILEAEGISVEVVDPRTLTPLDKQAIIKSVKKTGRIVIVSEDCKTAGVSAEIAAVVAEEALDYLDAPIIRVAEPDTPIPFSPPLEQYVIPDEKAIIKAVKEVV, from the coding sequence ATGCGAAAAATAACATATAAAGAAGCCTTAAGAGAGGCCTTAAGAGAGGAGATGCGCCGAGACACAACAGTTTTTCTGCTTGGTGAGGACATCGGCAAGTACTGGGGAGGCGCTTTCAAAGTAACCGAAGGCTTGGCAGAAGAATTCGGAGATGAAAGAGTCCGCGACACACCTATTTCCGAAAATGCCATAGTCGGCACGGCTGTTGGCGCTGCAATAACGGGCATGCGTCCAGTTGCAGAAATAATGTTTGGAGACTTAACCGCTTTAGCGATGGACCAAATTGCAAATCAAGCAGCAAAAATACGCTATATGTTTGGTGGTCAAATAAGCTGCCCACTTGTTATCAGAACACCTTTTGGAGCTGGCGTAAACATTGCGTCTCATCACTCTCAAAGTTTGGAAGCTTGGTTTATGCATGTTCCAGGTTTGCATGTGGCTGTGCCTTCCACGCCTTATGATGCAAAAGGACTTTTGAAATCAGCCATACGTGGTAACAATCCTGTTTTCTTCTGTGAACATAAGCTGTTGTATCCGATTCAGGGAGAAGTTCCGGAAGAAGAGTACACTATTCCTTTTGGTGTGGCTGATGTGAAGAAAGAAGGAACTGACGTAACAATAGTAGCTACTTTATACATGGTTCATAAGGCGTTGAAAGCGGCAGAAATACTTGAAGCAGAAGGCATAAGTGTAGAAGTTGTTGACCCAAGAACACTAACACCACTGGATAAGCAAGCAATAATAAAGTCAGTCAAGAAAACTGGAAGAATAGTCATAGTAAGCGAAGACTGCAAAACTGCTGGTGTAAGCGCCGAAATTGCTGCCGTAGTAGCTGAAGAAGCCTTGGATTATTTAGATGCTCCGATAATAAGAGTGGCAGAGCCAGACACGCCAATCCCCTTTAGTCCACCATTGGAGCAATACGTGATTCCCGATGAGAAGGCGATAATCAAGGCGGTTAAAGAGGTTGTCTAA
- a CDS encoding DUF373 family protein — translation MAAEEAKEEHKKILILCVDRDGDLGIKTNVKTPVIGRDENLNAAVALALKDPEEPDANAMFEAVSIYDRLKSENKPEEMFEIATIAGSELGGVGADRKIVAELNELLTSFPASEVILVTDGYSDQAVLPLIESRVPVTSVRRIVVKHSESIEETAALFTRYLKMLMENPRYSRIALGLPGLLILIWGILSFFNLLYYYWIAFIFVVSTFLLVKGFGIDKTVKNFYQWIKEYSPPPLPVQISNYTAVAGALCIGIGIFLGWNNAASFVAIQTPPPVDMAGWLSILPKLTGYFIKGAMDLIIVGISVTLVGRTIRWYFERDSRLLRNAALIASVAWSRVILDETSTVLIRPELGYDKLILSIVVGILIGIASVLVVFVVHRSAKGFFRKTEEQVENLGEG, via the coding sequence ATGGCAGCCGAAGAAGCAAAAGAAGAGCATAAAAAAATTCTTATTCTATGTGTGGATAGAGATGGCGATTTAGGAATAAAAACTAATGTTAAAACCCCCGTAATTGGAAGAGATGAGAACCTTAATGCGGCGGTGGCATTAGCCCTAAAAGACCCGGAAGAACCAGATGCGAATGCAATGTTTGAAGCCGTAAGCATATATGACCGATTAAAAAGCGAAAACAAACCAGAAGAAATGTTTGAAATAGCAACAATAGCTGGCTCTGAGCTTGGCGGAGTCGGCGCTGACAGAAAAATAGTTGCTGAACTAAACGAACTATTGACTTCTTTTCCTGCAAGCGAGGTTATTTTAGTTACTGATGGATACTCTGATCAAGCGGTGTTGCCACTTATAGAGTCTAGAGTGCCAGTGACATCTGTTCGAAGAATAGTTGTAAAACACAGTGAATCAATCGAAGAAACAGCAGCCTTATTCACGCGCTATCTTAAAATGCTCATGGAAAATCCGCGTTATTCCCGCATTGCACTAGGCCTGCCAGGGTTGCTTATACTAATATGGGGAATTCTCTCATTCTTCAATCTACTCTATTATTATTGGATAGCATTCATTTTCGTCGTGAGCACATTCTTACTTGTGAAAGGCTTCGGAATTGACAAAACAGTAAAGAACTTTTACCAATGGATAAAAGAATATTCACCGCCACCTCTCCCAGTACAGATTTCAAATTATACCGCAGTTGCGGGAGCCTTATGCATAGGCATTGGCATTTTCCTTGGCTGGAATAATGCTGCATCATTTGTTGCGATACAAACGCCACCGCCAGTAGACATGGCAGGTTGGCTGAGTATTCTACCGAAGTTAACTGGATACTTCATCAAGGGGGCTATGGACCTTATAATAGTTGGAATTTCTGTAACGCTGGTTGGAAGAACTATACGTTGGTATTTTGAACGTGATAGCAGGTTACTGCGTAATGCTGCGTTAATCGCTTCTGTAGCGTGGTCCAGAGTAATTCTTGATGAAACTTCGACCGTGTTAATTAGACCAGAGTTGGGATACGACAAGCTGATCCTTTCTATCGTTGTTGGCATCTTGATAGGCATAGCCTCAGTTCTAGTTGTCTTCGTGGTTCATAGGTCTGCAAAAGGATTTTTCAGGAAGACAGAAGAGCAGGTTGAAAATCTTGGAGAAGGCTAA
- a CDS encoding acetate--CoA ligase family protein, with amino-acid sequence MASKLFNVVYKEGRKNLLENESKTVCLEYGIPVTKFELARNEAEAVKFAEKIGYPVVLKIVSPDILHKSDVGGVIVNLKNAKEVRNAYKQILQNVKTHNAKAKITGILVQEMAPSSTEIIVGAIKDPQFGPSIMFGLGGIFVEVLKDVTFRVAPITEDEAREMITEVKAYPLLKGYRNQPPADIDAIVKILLSTSKLVMEHQEIKELDLNPIMVYEKGAKTVDARIILE; translated from the coding sequence ATTGCATCAAAATTATTCAACGTTGTGTATAAAGAAGGAAGGAAAAATCTCCTCGAAAACGAATCTAAAACTGTATGTTTGGAGTATGGGATTCCTGTTACAAAATTTGAATTAGCAAGAAACGAAGCGGAAGCTGTTAAGTTTGCAGAGAAAATAGGGTATCCTGTGGTTTTAAAGATTGTCTCGCCAGACATTCTTCATAAATCTGATGTTGGCGGCGTAATTGTTAATCTAAAGAATGCAAAAGAAGTTCGAAACGCCTACAAACAAATCCTACAAAACGTCAAAACGCATAATGCAAAAGCAAAAATTACCGGAATACTCGTGCAGGAAATGGCGCCTTCATCAACAGAAATTATAGTCGGCGCAATCAAAGACCCACAATTTGGGCCATCAATAATGTTTGGGCTGGGCGGAATTTTTGTGGAAGTTCTGAAAGACGTGACTTTTCGTGTTGCGCCCATAACTGAAGATGAAGCCCGAGAAATGATTACAGAAGTTAAGGCGTATCCGCTGTTAAAAGGATATAGAAATCAGCCTCCAGCAGACATTGACGCAATAGTTAAAATTTTGCTGAGTACGTCAAAATTGGTGATGGAACATCAAGAAATAAAAGAGTTGGACCTAAACCCAATAATGGTTTACGAAAAGGGAGCGAAAACAGTAGATGCAAGAATAATCCTCGAATAG
- a CDS encoding redox-regulated ATPase YchF, whose amino-acid sequence MQKSYSRLLGIVGKPNTGKSTFFCAATLAPAEIANYPFTTIKPNRGVGYVRTPCVHEEFNVKDNPVNSLCLDGIRLIPVEFIDCAGLVPDAWKGRGLGNQFLDEIRKADALIHIVDASGGTDCEGRLCKAGEHDPVEDVRFLEREITMWMANILKRDWPKIARTAESETRDLFSMLEERLSGLAIRRSHMIEAVRKTGLNAEKATAWSEEDFLKFVDMLRRVAKPMLIAANKIDVPPAEENLERLKKLDYLVVPCCAEAELALRRGAEKQLIDYRPGDCNFKILTPERLTESQTKALETIREKILLKYGSTGVQDAINTAFFKLLNMITVYPVEDLEHLADHNGRVLPDAYLVPYGTTARQLAYLIHTELGEGFLYAVEARQRKRIGEDYPLKDGDVISIVSTKKRA is encoded by the coding sequence ATGCAGAAGTCCTATTCACGCTTGCTTGGCATAGTTGGAAAACCAAACACTGGCAAGTCCACCTTCTTTTGTGCTGCAACTTTGGCTCCTGCTGAAATTGCAAACTACCCCTTCACGACGATAAAGCCGAACAGAGGCGTTGGTTATGTGCGGACTCCATGTGTGCATGAAGAATTTAATGTTAAAGACAATCCAGTTAACTCTCTATGCTTGGATGGCATAAGGCTTATTCCCGTGGAGTTCATCGACTGCGCTGGTCTTGTTCCGGACGCTTGGAAAGGAAGAGGACTTGGCAATCAGTTTCTGGACGAAATCAGAAAGGCAGACGCTTTAATTCACATCGTTGACGCTTCCGGCGGAACAGACTGTGAAGGAAGACTATGCAAGGCTGGAGAACATGACCCAGTGGAAGATGTTCGCTTCTTAGAACGCGAAATAACTATGTGGATGGCAAACATACTAAAACGTGACTGGCCCAAAATCGCCAGAACTGCAGAATCCGAAACAAGAGACCTTTTCTCAATGCTGGAAGAACGATTAAGCGGTTTAGCAATCCGGCGGAGCCACATGATTGAAGCAGTTAGAAAGACTGGCTTAAATGCTGAAAAGGCAACGGCTTGGAGCGAAGAAGACTTCTTAAAGTTCGTGGACATGTTAAGACGAGTTGCCAAGCCCATGTTAATCGCGGCGAACAAGATAGATGTGCCTCCTGCAGAGGAAAACTTGGAAAGACTCAAAAAATTGGACTACCTAGTTGTTCCTTGCTGTGCAGAAGCTGAACTCGCGTTAAGAAGAGGAGCAGAAAAACAGTTAATAGATTACCGACCTGGAGACTGCAACTTTAAGATACTTACTCCAGAAAGATTAACTGAAAGCCAAACCAAAGCATTGGAAACTATTAGAGAGAAGATTCTTCTCAAATATGGCTCTACGGGTGTTCAAGATGCAATAAACACGGCTTTCTTCAAGCTCTTAAACATGATTACCGTTTACCCTGTAGAGGATTTGGAGCATCTAGCAGACCATAACGGGCGAGTTTTACCAGACGCTTACCTCGTGCCCTACGGAACGACAGCCCGCCAACTTGCCTACTTAATCCACACTGAGCTTGGCGAAGGGTTCCTCTACGCAGTTGAAGCTCGACAAAGAAAACGAATCGGAGAAGATTATCCACTCAAAGACGGAGACGTCATATCAATTGTAAGCACAAAGAAAAGAGCTTAA
- a CDS encoding zinc metalloprotease HtpX, protein MSIWKLRLSIFGTLAIIIGLSTLVFTVVLTLAGVFDLITLGVLVVAFNILQWLISPYIIDGLYRTREIPETENPKLHEVVENLSKKSGMKKPRLMLAQIPIPNAFAYGSPIAGNRVAVTSGLLKTLEPEEVEAVIGHELGHLKHRDVQIMMFVSLLPALFYYIGFSLMLSSRYSKQRNDSGGAALGLGFMAFSWLLNMFILYLSRLREYYADRHSVQIVDDGSRKLSEGLAKIVQASKNLRRTRNDTQHLNAFKALFIADPDRAEADAMAIATMSSSSEQKLVQEILSQKVTTVDRIIEIFSTHPNIVKRLKALQQLS, encoded by the coding sequence ATGAGCATTTGGAAACTTCGACTCTCCATCTTCGGAACTCTAGCCATAATAATTGGCTTATCCACGTTAGTTTTTACTGTAGTTCTAACGCTGGCAGGCGTTTTCGACCTTATCACTTTAGGCGTCTTAGTTGTCGCCTTCAACATTCTCCAGTGGCTGATATCACCATACATAATCGACGGGCTTTATCGCACACGCGAAATACCTGAAACTGAAAATCCAAAGCTCCATGAAGTTGTCGAAAACTTAAGCAAGAAAAGTGGAATGAAAAAGCCTAGGTTAATGCTTGCACAAATTCCCATTCCAAACGCGTTTGCTTATGGCTCGCCCATAGCAGGAAACCGAGTAGCCGTCACGAGTGGATTATTGAAAACTTTGGAGCCAGAAGAAGTTGAGGCGGTTATTGGACATGAGCTTGGACATTTGAAGCATAGAGACGTACAGATAATGATGTTTGTTTCTCTTTTGCCAGCGTTATTCTATTACATAGGCTTTTCACTTATGCTCTCGTCAAGATACAGCAAACAGAGAAATGATAGTGGCGGAGCCGCGTTAGGCTTAGGATTCATGGCTTTCTCATGGCTTCTAAACATGTTCATATTATATCTAAGCCGCCTACGCGAATACTACGCAGATAGACACAGCGTGCAAATTGTTGATGACGGCTCGAGAAAACTTTCCGAAGGCCTAGCAAAAATAGTTCAAGCGTCAAAAAACCTGCGAAGAACCAGAAATGACACGCAACACCTAAACGCATTTAAAGCTTTATTCATTGCTGACCCGGACCGCGCAGAAGCAGATGCCATGGCAATAGCAACGATGTCAAGCTCTAGCGAACAAAAACTAGTCCAAGAAATTCTTTCACAGAAAGTAACAACAGTTGACAGAATCATCGAGATTTTCTCTACACACCCCAACATAGTAAAACGACTCAAGGCTTTGCAGCAGCTGAGCTAG
- a CDS encoding dihydrolipoamide acetyltransferase family protein, which yields MVTKVVMPKLSLTMKEGTVGKWYKKEGEAVEKGEPIVEIISEKATYDLESPASGVLRKILVDEGVDALVDAVLAVITGPDEAFSEEQIRAEVPQATGEIEEKVLASPAAKRLAREHGVNLSLVKGSGPEGRIVEEDVKRFLEESRGVLPKVKQVIPLSGFRKTSAERVSTSFKTAPHSTVVMEVDVSEAAELHNKLQVSYTTIIVKAVAKALAEHSLLNSTLDGNQIKVFEDVNLGVAVATEYGLVVPVIHNADKKSLQEIDAAIKGLTEKARQGKLSKEELTGGTFTITNLGMYDVEFFTPIINPPEAAILGVGKIMEKPVVVDGKVEVKPRMMLSLSYDHRIVDGAPASEFLRSIKGKIERASELES from the coding sequence ATGGTTACGAAGGTTGTCATGCCAAAACTTAGTTTAACAATGAAAGAAGGCACCGTAGGTAAATGGTACAAAAAAGAAGGAGAGGCTGTGGAGAAAGGCGAACCGATAGTTGAGATAATTTCCGAAAAAGCCACGTATGACTTGGAATCGCCAGCCTCTGGAGTGTTGCGGAAAATTTTAGTAGATGAAGGTGTTGATGCTCTGGTTGATGCTGTTCTGGCTGTTATAACAGGTCCAGATGAAGCGTTTTCTGAAGAGCAAATTCGTGCAGAAGTGCCTCAAGCCACTGGGGAAATAGAAGAGAAGGTTTTGGCTTCGCCGGCTGCAAAACGTTTAGCAAGAGAGCATGGAGTAAATTTATCGCTTGTAAAAGGTAGTGGACCTGAAGGAAGGATAGTTGAGGAGGATGTTAAAAGATTTTTAGAAGAAAGTCGAGGGGTTTTGCCTAAAGTTAAGCAGGTTATTCCGTTAAGTGGTTTCAGAAAAACATCTGCTGAGCGGGTTTCAACAAGCTTCAAAACAGCTCCGCACAGTACAGTAGTGATGGAGGTTGATGTTTCTGAAGCTGCAGAATTGCATAATAAACTTCAAGTGTCCTATACAACGATTATCGTAAAAGCTGTTGCAAAAGCATTGGCCGAGCATTCGCTGTTGAATTCAACGTTAGATGGAAATCAAATAAAAGTTTTCGAAGATGTAAACTTAGGCGTTGCCGTTGCAACTGAGTATGGTTTAGTTGTTCCAGTCATCCATAATGCCGACAAGAAGTCCCTACAAGAAATTGATGCAGCCATAAAAGGGTTAACGGAAAAAGCCAGACAAGGAAAACTATCCAAAGAAGAGTTAACAGGTGGCACGTTCACAATCACAAACCTCGGCATGTATGACGTTGAATTTTTCACACCAATAATCAATCCTCCAGAAGCAGCCATACTTGGCGTAGGAAAAATAATGGAAAAACCTGTTGTGGTTGATGGGAAAGTTGAGGTCAAACCGAGAATGATGCTGAGTCTTTCTTATGACCACAGAATCGTTGATGGTGCTCCAGCCTCTGAGTTTCTGCGAAGTATAAAAGGAAAAATTGAAAGGGCTTCAGAATTAGAGAGCTAA
- a CDS encoding ECF transporter S component: MLNPLKNSRAAAFFGVLAGLCLAVQLAPRPPNVEFTSLFSFVVGFLFGPFVGAFFGGFVMFVNGFLSPWGFAGLNMPFQMLGMSVVGVVGGLYKKYTQRPNPLETAVLGAALTVFYDLVTNIGMALFYMIIGTDPALAVITALGYGTPFSLIHTASNIAVFGLAFFPLIKAVNQLLVVEKIG, translated from the coding sequence ATGCTTAACCCACTCAAAAATTCACGTGCAGCAGCTTTTTTTGGTGTTTTAGCAGGATTATGCTTAGCGGTTCAGTTGGCTCCGAGACCGCCTAATGTTGAGTTTACTTCTCTTTTTTCGTTTGTTGTTGGCTTTTTGTTTGGTCCGTTTGTTGGAGCGTTTTTTGGAGGTTTTGTTATGTTCGTTAATGGATTTTTATCACCGTGGGGGTTTGCTGGTTTAAACATGCCTTTTCAAATGTTAGGTATGAGCGTGGTTGGTGTGGTTGGCGGTTTATATAAGAAATACACGCAAAGGCCAAATCCGCTTGAAACTGCGGTTCTTGGGGCGGCTTTGACGGTGTTTTATGATTTAGTAACCAATATTGGGATGGCTCTTTTCTATATGATTATTGGAACAGACCCTGCTCTGGCAGTAATAACCGCACTTGGGTATGGCACGCCATTTTCACTAATCCATACAGCGTCGAACATTGCAGTGTTTGGTTTAGCTTTCTTCCCGTTAATCAAAGCGGTAAATCAGCTTTTGGTGGTGGAAAAAATTGGTTGA
- the uppS gene encoding polyprenyl diphosphate synthase, translated as MFKTLLSIIGAYKLYEKWLWHQVKNGGKLEHIAIILDGNRRWASGKALDPWLGHEKGAKKVEDLIDWCQKLHVKSITLYAFSTENFVRPENEVEEIMRIAEEEFRKILTDERIHKNKVRVKVIGRINLLPGSLQKLIMDVEKATQDYDQHFLNIAFAYGGRAEIVDAARKIAEKVQEGKIDPKKVDEQLFEQYLYTSYMPKQDPDLIIRTSGEERLSGFLLWQSAYSELCFLDVYWPDFRLIDLLRAVRTFQKRKRRFGA; from the coding sequence ATGTTTAAAACTTTACTCTCAATAATTGGAGCATACAAACTCTATGAAAAATGGCTCTGGCACCAAGTTAAGAACGGCGGAAAACTGGAACACATAGCAATAATCCTAGATGGAAACAGAAGATGGGCGTCTGGCAAAGCCCTTGACCCATGGCTTGGACACGAAAAAGGAGCAAAAAAAGTTGAAGATCTGATTGATTGGTGTCAGAAGCTTCATGTTAAATCGATAACGCTGTACGCATTCTCTACAGAGAACTTCGTTAGACCAGAAAATGAAGTCGAAGAAATTATGCGAATTGCAGAAGAGGAATTTCGGAAAATTCTCACGGACGAACGCATACACAAGAACAAAGTACGCGTAAAGGTGATTGGCAGGATAAATCTGTTGCCTGGGAGTCTGCAAAAATTAATAATGGATGTAGAAAAGGCCACGCAAGATTATGACCAGCATTTCTTAAACATCGCCTTTGCCTACGGAGGAAGAGCAGAAATCGTGGATGCCGCAAGAAAAATTGCCGAAAAAGTGCAAGAAGGAAAAATAGACCCAAAAAAAGTAGACGAACAGCTATTTGAGCAGTACTTGTACACCTCCTACATGCCTAAGCAAGACCCGGACTTGATAATCAGGACGTCAGGCGAAGAAAGACTAAGCGGATTTTTACTGTGGCAATCAGCTTACAGCGAACTTTGCTTCCTAGATGTTTACTGGCCTGATTTCCGCTTAATAGACCTTCTACGTGCGGTTAGAACTTTTCAAAAACGCAAGAGACGCTTTGGCGCGTAA
- the pdhA gene encoding pyruvate dehydrogenase (acetyl-transferring) E1 component subunit alpha: protein MLNLPKNKLTQMLRKILEIRLFEEKVFELYAQNLVPGTIHLYAGEEAVAVGVCSNLRKDDYITSTHRGHGHCIAKGADLKRTMAEILGKKTGYCKGKGGSMHIADFSIGMLGATAVVGAGIPIAVGAGLSIKLRRTDQVVVCFFGEGASNQGTFHEGINMASIWKLPVIFVCENNLYAMGTRQSIVMNIENIADRAIAYGISGVVVDGNDVLAVYEVAEKAVERARKGEGPVLIECKTYRHKGHSRVDPARYRPKEEVAEWLAKDPIKRFKEKLIHTKVLSEAEIQHIEKEVSVEIEEAVKFAIESPFPMPEEALEDVYA, encoded by the coding sequence ATGTTAAATCTGCCAAAAAACAAACTCACCCAGATGCTTAGAAAAATACTTGAAATTCGTCTTTTTGAAGAGAAAGTTTTCGAGCTTTACGCTCAAAATCTTGTTCCAGGCACAATTCATCTTTATGCTGGAGAGGAAGCAGTGGCGGTTGGCGTTTGCAGTAATCTTCGCAAGGACGACTATATTACTAGCACGCATAGAGGACATGGACACTGCATAGCAAAAGGCGCCGATTTAAAACGGACAATGGCTGAGATTTTAGGCAAAAAAACAGGCTACTGCAAAGGCAAAGGCGGTTCAATGCACATAGCAGATTTCAGCATAGGCATGTTAGGCGCAACCGCGGTCGTCGGAGCTGGGATACCCATCGCAGTCGGTGCAGGCTTATCAATAAAACTTAGGCGGACAGACCAAGTTGTAGTATGTTTCTTTGGGGAAGGCGCTTCAAATCAAGGCACATTTCACGAAGGCATAAACATGGCGTCAATATGGAAACTACCAGTAATATTCGTCTGCGAAAACAACCTCTATGCTATGGGAACACGCCAATCAATAGTTATGAATATAGAAAACATAGCTGATAGAGCAATAGCTTATGGCATTTCAGGCGTTGTTGTAGACGGCAACGATGTTTTAGCAGTTTATGAAGTCGCAGAAAAGGCAGTTGAAAGAGCCAGAAAAGGCGAAGGCCCAGTATTAATCGAATGTAAAACTTACAGACATAAGGGGCATTCACGCGTTGACCCGGCAAGGTATAGACCTAAAGAAGAGGTAGCAGAATGGCTGGCAAAAGACCCGATTAAGCGTTTCAAAGAAAAACTCATACATACAAAGGTGTTAAGTGAAGCTGAAATTCAGCATATTGAAAAGGAAGTTTCGGTTGAAATTGAAGAAGCAGTCAAGTTTGCCATAGAAAGCCCGTTTCCCATGCCGGAAGAAGCGTTGGAGGATGTTTACGCTTAA
- the mtnP gene encoding S-methyl-5'-thioadenosine phosphorylase, whose translation MEKAKIAIIGGTGFESFFKNAKRLHVGTPYGIAPPLSISSIEGKKVVFLPRHGPKHLVPPHKINYKANVYALHEIDVTRIIAVNAVGAINRDFKPGDIVIPHDFIDFTKLRSTTFYDEAPVTHIDVSQPYCPEIRKILAENARKIGLKTWDKAVLVCTEGPRFETPAEIEMFRRLGCDIVGMTGIPEAVLARELEMCYAVFCYVSNMAAGMQEKLTTHEVHEICEPLMPKLEQVLIETIKVLPLERGDKCPCANALRNARCK comes from the coding sequence TTGGAGAAGGCTAAAATTGCCATCATCGGTGGAACCGGTTTCGAAAGCTTCTTTAAAAATGCTAAGCGGCTGCACGTTGGAACACCTTACGGAATAGCTCCACCACTGTCTATTAGCAGCATAGAGGGGAAAAAAGTTGTTTTTCTTCCAAGACACGGCCCAAAACATCTGGTTCCGCCACATAAGATAAACTATAAGGCAAATGTTTATGCCTTACATGAAATTGATGTGACGCGAATAATAGCCGTAAACGCTGTGGGCGCAATAAACCGCGATTTCAAACCCGGCGACATCGTTATTCCTCACGATTTTATCGACTTCACGAAATTACGCTCTACAACCTTCTACGATGAAGCACCAGTTACTCACATTGACGTTTCTCAGCCATACTGTCCAGAAATTCGCAAAATTTTGGCTGAAAACGCAAGAAAAATCGGATTAAAAACATGGGATAAGGCTGTGTTGGTGTGCACTGAAGGCCCTCGCTTTGAAACTCCGGCAGAAATTGAAATGTTTAGACGTTTAGGCTGCGATATTGTTGGGATGACTGGAATACCCGAGGCTGTGCTTGCACGCGAGCTTGAGATGTGCTATGCTGTTTTCTGTTACGTTTCAAACATGGCTGCTGGCATGCAAGAAAAGTTGACTACACATGAAGTTCATGAAATCTGCGAACCACTCATGCCTAAGCTAGAGCAAGTTTTAATTGAAACCATTAAAGTTTTACCCCTAGAACGTGGGGATAAATGCCCATGCGCTAATGCCCTTCGAAATGCAAGGTGCAAATGA